From the genome of Candidatus Latescibacterota bacterium:
GGTTGTTTTTCGTGTGTGTTATGCCAACCCTAGGCAAAGAGTACGGGCTCGAGATGCATCGCAATTTTTCAACCTTTTACGCGATCGGTTTTCCTCGAAAAAGGGCGTTTCGCTACCGGAGCGAATCACTAGAACACTCGATTACACCTCCGTCACGAGCATGACAACATCGGACAAAACCCAGACTCGAAAATCCGACAAGGATTTCAGTAAATACAAATTTGGTGGACGCGAGTTGGGCAAGAGTCGTCTTGTTCTCGCCGTCCTGAGTCAATATGTCGCGGACAATCCGGATGTATCTTTTGATGATCTCAAGGCAAATTTTCCTGATGAAGCTCAAGGTGCCATTGGGGTTTTTGTTAAGAAAGAGGAGGCCGAGGACCGGTTTGCACGAACCGGTTATAAACGCTTTTTCATGAAAACTAATGAGCCGATTATGCTGATCGATGGTCCTGTTTGTGTTTGCAATCAGTGGGGCAAGGGAAACGTTGAAAAGTTCATTGCAATCGCAAGAAAGCTGGGCGTGACTATCTCATAGGGTGGAGAGGCGGCTTGGCCTTGCCCGCCTTCTCCCGACATCTCGAATGTGATTAGATTACCTCATCCCCTCTCGCCCGGCGGGGGAGGTGGGGGTTGAATTCCTCACTAAATGCCTCTGAGGGTCCGGTCTGCCAGGCCATTCGACCTGACTCGGCCGGTGCTCATTTAGTAGGAAAATGGATACTAGTATTTCTTCCTTAAACGACTCAGGGTCCGTGCGCCAGGACCCCCTCTCCCCCTCACCAAGAACAGCAAGATGAGGAAACCGGGAAATGGCGAAAAAGGAAATGCGAAAAAGAGGATTTTGAACATCCATTTATGCTATACTTGGCCAATCGTAACCTCAACTGGAGCAGGGTGGATGGATTACAGCGGTATGCGCAGGGGCTAGTCGCGAACAGGAGTTGTGCATTCCCAGTGCGATTGTGCAGTCGATTTGGTGTTAGCAATTTCAGATGATCCAAGGTGCAAAAAGGTATCAGCATTTTTTCGGAAGTACTACGATGATCAATCGACTAATAATCTTAATGCTTCTTGCGACACCTGTTCGGGCCGCAGAAATCATCGTTACATTTCTACCGGAGAATCCGGGCCAACGATTCGGCGCAGACATGGGTTGGACGGGCGATGTCAACGGTGACGGTGTCGACGACTTCTTGGTTATCGACTCATATCAGGCAGGCAACGGCTACAGTGGCAGGGCATACGTCTACTTCGGCGGGCCACAATTCGACGAAGAACCTGACCTCATATTGCAGCAGGATGCGAGCGGTCGACTCGAACAAGCTCTTGAGGGACCTTTTGACTTTAACGGTGATGGTTTTGGAGACCTCGCAGTTAGTTCGCCATCTTATGACATCGATGGGATGGCGAATGCCGGTGCGGTCTTTATTTACTTTGGCGGTCCAGAACTAGATGCAGTGGCCGACCACGTTATACCGGGGCCATGGAGAGACAACTATTTCGGAGAACTCATAGCTCGTGCAGGTCATTTCAATACTGAAGACGATTACGATGACATAGTTGTTAAGAAACCGGGAATCAGAGGTTGGACAACACCACCAACAGTAGAAGTCTATCTTGGCGGGCCATCTCCTTCACTGGAAAGTGCTTGGGGACGCCAGTATGCCGACTACGGGGATGACTCTAACGGTGCAGTCGCTTTTGCGGGAGACACGAATGGCGACGGGGCCGACGATCTGATCGTGGGGATTCCGTGGAAAGATGGATGGACCGGTGGGTTTGCGGCTGGCGAAGTCAAAATTCTGCACGGTGGCGAACTGATGTGGAACGGAGGATTTCCTTACCAGATTTTGTTTTGCGACCAGGCGCTTCTGGGCACGTCTGCGGACGGTGCCTTCGATTTCAATGGCGACGGGTACGACGACGTAATTGCCACCGCACCGTATATACAAGAGTCGCGGCTTATCCTGGGTGATGCGGATCCGAGTTCGGCGACCGTACTATCCTTGATTCCGGGCGAAAACACCGCAGGACTTGGAGATGTTGACGGCGATGGTTTCGACGACTTAGCGATTACGGATCTTGACGGTGCCGTCTGGATCTTCCTCGGAGGGGCTGAACCCGATACTTTGCCGGACCAGGTGATCCGTGCAGAGCCAAGCGAAACCTGGATGTGGCTGGATGTGGCCAGAGCCGGAGATTTCGATGCTGACGGACTCGATGATATCGCTGTCCGTGCTTCCTGGCATGACGAAGGATATGTTTATGACAGCTTTGTACGCTTGTACCGGGGAATTGGCGGAGCAGTCGAAACGCCGTTAGATACACCGGGTCTTCCTGTCTTGTCGTACGACGGCTCAACGCCAAATCCATTCAACGCGCACGTAGAAATTTGCTACTCCCTAGGGGTAGAGTCACTTGCGCACGTGAGGCTGTTTGATGCGCGAGGGCGACTCGTGCGAACGCTATTCGACGGCATGCAGACGATAGGATCGCATGCGGTCACATGGGATGGCCGGGACGAGTGCGGAAGGGGTCTGCCTAGCGGTGTGTATTTCGTGCAGGTCCTCGGTCAAGGGCGTGCCGTAGGCGGCCGAGTGACACTGGTCAAGTGATATGGAACGGCTTCTATAGGGTAGTCTGTCAAGACATACTCCGGCAGCAGACTGAGTGCTTTTGGTACTGCCGTTGGCGTCTGTGGTTGCAGTGTCCCTTCTGAATATTTATCCTGCGGTCGAATTCAGCGGACTTTTCCAACCTTTTCCCGACATCTCGAATGGGCTGCGCCGTTGAGAGCCACTCTGCGACGCCTGGACGCCTGACACTTAACCCTTCACGTTCAAGCCGACACGGGGCAGCGTGGGTGGGGTGGGCAAGGGGGCGGTCATTTTCAGACCCGGTTGACAAGGGGAGTCCTCATAAGTGTTATACGCCAAATCAAATGCCCGACGATCACACTAATTAGCATCCGAGTTTTCGTCGGCCTTTGGGTCCAGATCGTTTTCCCACGACGCTGCAAAGCCCGTGTGCCTACCATTTAATCCATCCAGTGAAATTGTAACATACGGACAGCCCTATCCAGCCCAGAAACAGAGAATAATTTGGCCGGGAGGGAATGTTTCGACGATTGATACTGCTACGGACCATTCGATTTTTCCATTACTACGGGGGCCGAGCGAACCAGTCCACCAAAGATGCTCAAATTTGTAATTGAAAGACTAAGCGGCTTGACGATAGTAGCGGTGATGCAATCCGCCGAGCACGGGCTCACTGGCCACGGGCCCGGCATCCGTTGCTTGGATAGCCCGTGTCTCCGGCGCATCCTTCTCCAACCCCAGATGTGTACGCGACCGGTGGTAGTAGGCCA
Proteins encoded in this window:
- a CDS encoding FG-GAP repeat protein encodes the protein MINRLIILMLLATPVRAAEIIVTFLPENPGQRFGADMGWTGDVNGDGVDDFLVIDSYQAGNGYSGRAYVYFGGPQFDEEPDLILQQDASGRLEQALEGPFDFNGDGFGDLAVSSPSYDIDGMANAGAVFIYFGGPELDAVADHVIPGPWRDNYFGELIARAGHFNTEDDYDDIVVKKPGIRGWTTPPTVEVYLGGPSPSLESAWGRQYADYGDDSNGAVAFAGDTNGDGADDLIVGIPWKDGWTGGFAAGEVKILHGGELMWNGGFPYQILFCDQALLGTSADGAFDFNGDGYDDVIATAPYIQESRLILGDADPSSATVLSLIPGENTAGLGDVDGDGFDDLAITDLDGAVWIFLGGAEPDTLPDQVIRAEPSETWMWLDVARAGDFDADGLDDIAVRASWHDEGYVYDSFVRLYRGIGGAVETPLDTPGLPVLSYDGSTPNPFNAHVEICYSLGVESLAHVRLFDARGRLVRTLFDGMQTIGSHAVTWDGRDECGRGLPSGVYFVQVLGQGRAVGGRVTLVK
- a CDS encoding transposase, with protein sequence WQNGYCERIIGSIRRECLDHVIVLGERHLRRVLKEYLAYYHRSRTHLGLEKDAPETRAIQATDAGPVASEPVLGGLHHRYYRQAA